Proteins encoded by one window of Lepeophtheirus salmonis chromosome 3, UVic_Lsal_1.4, whole genome shotgun sequence:
- the LOC121114662 gene encoding uncharacterized protein isoform X5, which translates to MSHHRSANLEQLYREALPLHKVALLSHSGPPILQERLMSHSLQRVGGMEHRAPSSVGNTLTNRDKNVSGGGSIPDDTNSVMSFISSVHSVNDNMTTRRREDIDSKIEGVNSLVSLLGCTDIEKMSRTFLAMSSSQAKCDLMRSHHVIPLLVQLLHGNSPRPSKDIRFRLSKALSNIVHSHPSDKQCKREAKVLKLLEVLRLYTDFLRDVLLLEDQGSKKSICSQGCQRIAYRILPDDTILLLDSSPDAMDQMLPDEHYIPCYNFINYSEDTFENDRGSMDRRKGSPLVINVEETMAILTRCSFDEGHRQPIFMLGGIPVLAELIQVEKDAHGSFNDSGHCTEVKRFAVVALTNLTFGNASIKSFLCSLDGFVPIMVAQLSSRHENLRKATAHLFRNLAWKADKSSKQVLSDSRVVQVLMKASMDVMDKLIMDGGGDIHVKEEPTLKVILSALWNLSAHSRKNKEDICRMDNAFPFLVHLLQQKFPSIVESAGGILRNISSYIATCPNGEAYRVILREHHCLAILLSHLKSPSLTIVSNACGTLWNFSARNEMDQMTLWEMGAVPMLQSLTNSKHKTISTCALAALKNLYSFKPYQQSEMARSPQNGCLPLLEARKKKNFLAEMKSQKLTETCNEEDDEDDDSEMSSSSSSESSSEDEKRPQETSSFRQSYTANFMNSSIESTCSNARQPLINNFLGASSGNAHSVQAEIPDEQPTDYSLRFQEEEEEGPSKNVNPEGNAPSSSAEEGNKNVDCVKTYCTEGTPFDTPFAHISTATSIEDITQAGHDEKPQIYCTEDTPGVFSRADSLSSLDSIENSNNGISSNESNREQLECIDENVEEKGQLEETETEKHDTLKSRDCPLPTPKTVTFHPHETPLMFSRASSVESLNSIEQVSIRDEYSSCDYSRATSGPVSPSDLPDSPCQSRPRTPPISRKGGKADETAPATGASGKQFVNQEERPLPQFINKKTLSQSTYEDGVKAFQEEGTPANFSTRTSLSNLTFSDDEDEDKRTQNSSEIFKIIGTFDESECTVEPQRINEPLSLEDEDDDLDSDSESILEAIISSGMPKSTRGPINNAHKQSTSPQATGSKSRLPRPKSSASSSSKTGVLGDAIDSVKRYRTEDTPGFLSHAGSNSNLSALTIEEDGGNESEERDLLEACINSAMPKSDTPKIFAAQIPTPLGRREDGEGAPSGPGAVSRHSNVLRSNQNPRAVVKPMPRLNRTVPTPMKRTSKNDAQMQCNTSYQYSLPRSGCDTPRNFGTDAYSKSDSLSSISFEDEKNLTIIDRHSLLPRPRVLGRSESSGSSQKSNFPNRETSMSNDSLQDESDEALLEDIIKSGMPKSKSEPLGFNQGLKLAKTEFGVKKRDKKKGRDNSKSPRASKIIPGVRIAELRLLPKKSPISPEIKSTSIIEPKDEPRVFDLQCGEKPLIFSENKKDLEIQDIEIEPSTKVDIKGAVSVLTEDCLSLESSLCSNISMIQPPSIMDSLISMSERKTDVLLPHTAKMECRHTLSAKKGYTVPEMVRRAIGITKGISNEDISSLSSCQSNLDNIKAPTILDDMDNSILSIASISSEVACVNMGSSGDSGSNPGQSLNSEQIFELIRPEAEEIHAQCMALSSNAEEEDITTLEDIAPPTLLDELTTTTSKTLVPEIKGADGLTYTVDDPVDGLSTCHDITDVFDDETIEPTLTLGSYGDADEAPELPRDSRHTTPAHSGGESSHESTPQSKRKLVEQYLNYKVSVPSLDDPSPQLSEVHTAASNTTTSGYKSAETTPTKSSRQRRKEDVDRFKTHTITKEDISPRKSDSDSTSSPKSIKQRRFEEADRFKTRIITASDLVKPVEPLLKCDGESLLSNCATTIKSHNLLNELSTEAGLAINNSPSEGSPKVRPRIRKPSEEEPPLSPKSIRGRRKPLYTSPKRSTVPPSIPPKPSIPFRGAGSISSVSRGGIRSRTTSSASLRSSGSSITTATTSRASPRIPLGSSSSTSSVRSTSSRVSNSSVSRVPIKTSSSVIANKPPPLVRQGTFTKEDDNNSTIPKPTTVSRPSSRTSLVRAPSPSVAQTRTSALRERSASRGSQVTSNSNSSRSSKSSLKTSTSSQSLRTVTESGIPKRAPSNPSIQRYNQQQNLISETRSESGLKRGTNKKEVTSRIASLWKKVEDSKKRNKVKEQQHIRDTKIWISKGKVIPESERALLKVHEEQRKIINEFKSTKEVTTTPREKSRSRLSIRLSKFSLKQKEKTPSPNHEDGEGEDDDKNEPEGVETDKCASSPASAIVQPFNYNPPVEDKKMIPRSRSTVRRNDSYVNSMGRVPPNTKSPTKKETPSSSVMVTLV; encoded by the exons ATGTCGCATCATCGATCCGCAAACCTTGAGCAACTATATCGTGAAGCTCTACCTTTGCATAAAGTTGCTCTTCTTTCTCATAGTGGACCTCCAATACTACAAGAGAGACTCATGTCTCATTCACTGCAACGAGTAGGAGGGATGGAGCACAGAGCACCGTCTAGTGTTGGAAATACTCTCACAAATAGGGACAAAAATGTCAGTGGAGGAGGGAGTATTCCC GATGATACAAATAGTGTTATGAGCTTCATTTCATCTGTTCATTCTGTGAATGACAATATGACCACACGTCGTCGGGAAGACATTGACTCCAAAATTGAAGGAGTCAATTCACTGGTCTCTCTTCTTGGCTGCACAGACATAGAGAAAATGTCGCGTACATTTCTAGCTATGTCAAGTTCACAAGCTAAATGTGATCTTATGCGTAGTCATCACGTCATCCCTCTTCTAGTGCAGCTCCTTCACGGAAACTCACCAAGGCCTTCAAAAGATATAAGATTTCGGTTGTCGAAGGCCTTGTCTAATATTGTTCATTCTCACCCCTCGGACAAACAGTGTAAGCGTGAAGCTAAAGTCCTAAAACTTTTGGAAGTTCTTCGACTCTACACTGACTTTTTAAGAGATGTTCTCTTACTTGAAGATCAAGGctcaaaaaagtcaatttgtAGTCAAGGTTGTCAAAGAATAGCCTACAGAATTTTACCTGACGATACTATCCTCTTGTTGG attCATCTCCAGATGCCATGGATCAAATGTTACCCGATGAACATTATATTCCAtgttataactttattaattattctgagGATACTTTTGAGAACGATCGTGGAAGTATGGACCGTCGTAAGGGTAGCCCTCTAGTCATAAATGTTGAAGAAACAATGGCTATCCTTACTCGTTGTTCTTTCGACGAAGGTCATCGTCAACCCATTTTTATGCTAGGGGGCATACCAGTTCTTGCAGAATTAATTCAAGTGGAAAAGGATGCTCATGGAAGCTTTAATGATTCAGGTCATTGCACTGAGGTCAAAAGATTCGCCGTGGTCGCCCTCACTAACTTAACGTTTGGAAATGCTAGCATTAAGAGCTTTCTTTGTTCTTTGGATGGCTTTGTTCCCATCATGGTTGCTCAATTGAGTTCTCGTCATGAAAATTTGCGAAAAGCCACAGCTCATTTATTTCGAAATCTTGCTTGGAAAGCGGATAAAAGCAGCAAACAAGTTTTAAGTGATTCTCGTGTTGTCCAAGTACTCATGAAGGCTTCGATGGATGTCATGGATAAATTGATTATGGATGGAGGTGGAGATATTCATGTCAAGGAAGAACCAACTCTAAAAGTCATACTTTCGGCATTATGGAATCTATCAGCACATTCTAGGAAAAATAAGGAGGACATTTGCAGGATGGATAACGCCTTTCCTTTCCTTGTTCACCTCCTTCAACAAAAATTTCCTTCCATTGTTGAAAGTGCTGGTGGAATTCTTCGAAATATATCCAGTTATATTGCTACTTGTCCGAATGGAGAAGCCTATCGTGTCATTCTAAGAGAGCATCATTGTTTAGCCATTTTACTCTCTCATCTGAAATCACCTAGTTTGACGATTGTAAGTAATGCATGTGGTACGCTCTGGAATTTTAGTGCAAGAAATGAGATGGATCAAATGACTCTATGGGAAATGGGAGCAGTTCCAATGTTACAATCTTTAACGAACTCTAAGCACAAAACTATCTCAACTTGTGCACTAGCAGCTCTGAagaatttatattcttttaaaccTTATCAGCAAAGTGAAATGGCTCGTTCACCTCAAAATGGATGCTTGCCGCTATTAGAGgctagaaaaaagaaaaactttttagcAGAAATGAAAAGTCAAAAGTTGACGGAAACTTGCAACGAAGAAGATGATGAAGATGATGATTCTGAAATgtcttcttcttcatcttcaGAATCATCATCAGAAGATGAGAAACGACCCCAAGAGACATCTTCATTTCGCCAATCCTATACAGCAAACTTCATGAATAGTTCGATTGAGAGCACATGCTCCAATGCTCGACAACCCTTGATTAATAACTTTCTTGGAGCTTCTTCTGGAAATGCACATAGTGTTCAGGCTGAAATTCCGGATGAACAACCGACAGATTATAGTCTTCGTTTtcaagaggaagaagaagagggGCCGAGTAAAAATGTGAATCCAGAGGGCAATGCACCCTCAAGTAGTGctgaagaaggaaataaaaacgtGGACTGTGTCAAGACGTACTGCACGGAGGGTACTCCCTTTGATACCCCATTCGCTCATATATCAACAGCAACATCCATAGAAGATATAACTCAGGCAGGCCATGATGAAAAGCCTCAAATCTATTGTACAGAGGATACTCCAGGTGTTTTTTCTCGTGCAGATTCTTTGAGCTCACTTGATTCGATTGAAAATTCCAATAACGGAATAAGCTCAAATGAAAGTAATAGAGAACAATTGGAATGCATCGATGAGAATGTTGAGGAAAAAGGTCAATTAGAGGAGACAGAAACGGAAAAGCATGATACTTTAAAGTCTCGGGATTGCCCTTTGCCTACTCCCAAAACTGTAACGTTTCATCCCCATGAGACTCCACTTATGTTCTCTAGAGCTTCCAGCGTTGAGTCTTTAAATAGTATTGAGCAAGTATCTATAAGGGATGAGTATTCTAGCTGTGATTATAGTAGAGCTACATCCGGCCCTGTTTCCCCCTCTGATCTACCGGATTCGCCGTGTCAGAGTAGACCCCGTACTCCACCAATTTCAAGGAAGGGGGGAAAGGCTGATGAGACAGCACCTGCTACGGGTGCAAGTGGAAAGCAGTTTGTTAACCAAGAGGAAAGGCCTCTTCcccaatttattaataaaaaaacgttaTCACAAAGTACATATGAAGATGGTGTGAAAGCCTTTCAGGAGGAAGGAACGCCTGCCAACTTTAGCACTCGAACCAGTCTAAGTAACTTAACATTCAGTGATGATGAGGACGAGGACAAAAGGACTCAGAACTCGAgcgaaatttttaaaataatt GGCACATTTGACGAGAGTGAATGCACTGTGGAACCTCAGAGAATAAATGAACCACTCTCTCTTGAAGACGAAGATGATGACCTTGATAGTGATTCAGAGTCTATTCTGGAAGCTATAATCTCTTCAGGAATGCCCAAGTCAACCCG AGGCCCAATAAACAATGCACACAAACAATCCACATCCCCTCAAGCAACAGGATCTAAATCTCGATTGCCTCGTCCAAAGTCTTCTGCAAGCTCTTCGTCCAAAACGGGTGTCCTTGGAGACGCTATCGATTCTGTCAAACGCTACAGAACAGAAGATACTCCTGGTTTTTTGTCTCATGCTGGGTCGAATTCTAATTTATCCGCTCTTACTATAGAAGAAGATGGGGGAAATGAATCTGAAGAAAGGGATCTTCTTGAAGCATGTATCAACTCAGCAATGCCTAAGAGCGACACGCCAAAAATCTTTGCG GCTCAAATTCCCACCCCTCTTGGTCGGAGAGAGGATGGTGAAGGAGCTCCTTCTGGACCTGGAGCAGTTTCCAGGCATAGTAATGTTTTGCGTTCAAATCAAAACCCTCGTGCTGTTGTCAAACCCATGCCTAG ACTTAATCGCACGGTTCCTACACCAATGAAACGCACGAGTAAAAATGATGCGCAAATGCAATGCAACACATCCTACCA GTATTCACTTCCAAGATCAGGATGTGATACTCCTCGTAATTTTGGAACTGATGCCTACTCAAAAAGTGACTCACTAAGTTCAATTAGTTTTGAGGACGAAAAGAATCTAACTATAATAG acaGGCATTCTTTATTACCTCGTCCAAGAGTTCTGGGACGTTCTGAATCATCTGGCTCTtcacaaaaatctaattttccaAATAGAGAAACTTCCATGAGTAATGACTCCTTACAAGATGAGTCTGATGAAGCCTTATTGGAGGATATTATTAAGTCTGGGATGCCAAAATCAAAGTCAGAGCCGCTTGGCTTTAATCAAGGTCTAAAATTGGCAAAAACTGAATTTGGTGTTAAAAAACGTGATAAAAAGAAGGGCCGAGACAATTCAAAGAGTCCAAGGGCCTCCAAAATCATACCAGGTGTTCGAATTGCAGAGTTAAGATTACTGCCTAAAAAGAGCCCGATTTCTCCTGAAATAAAATCAACTTCTATAATTGAACCCAAGGATGAACCTAGAGTATTTGATCTCCAGTGTGGGGAAAAACCTctcattttttctgaaaataagaAAGATCTCGAAATTCAAGATATTGAAATTGAACCTTCAACTAAAGTTGATATCAAAGGAGCTGTTTCTGTTTTAACTGAAGATTGTCTTAGTTTAGAAAGCTCTCTATGTTCGAATATTAGCATGATACAACCTCCTTCTATAATGGATAGTCTTATTTCCATGAGTGAAAGAAAAACTGATGTTCTACTACCTCATACAGCGAAAATGGAATGCCGTCATACTCTTAGTGCAAAAAAGGGATATACGGTACCGGAAATGGTTCGACGTGCAATCGGTATAACTAAAGGTATATCTAACGAAGATATAAGCTCATTAAGTAGTTGTCAGTCTAATTTGGATAACATTAAAGCTCCTACTATCCTTGATGACATGGATAATTCGATATTGAGTATAGCGAGTATTTCATCAGAAGTTGCTTGTGTTAATATGGGTAGCTCTGGTGATTCGGGATCAAATCCAGGACAAAGTTTGAATTCTGAACAAATATTTGAACTTATTAGACCCGAAGCTGAAGAAATTCATGCTCAATGCATGGCACTTTCCTCAAATGCTGAGGAAGAAGACATTACTACACTAGAAGACATTGCTCCACCCACACTTCTTGACGAATTAACTACCACCACATCAAAAACGCTTGTTCCAGAAATCAAAGGTGCTGATGGATTGACCTATACTGTGGATGATCCTGTAGATGGTTTATCGACCTGTCATGATATTACAGATGTGTTCGATGATGAGACTATTGAACCTACCTTGACATTAGGTAGCTATGGAGATGCTGATGAAGCTCCTGAACTTCCGAGAGATTCCAGACACACAACTCCTGCACATTCTGGCGGCGAAAGCTCACACGAGTCAACTCCCCAATCAAAAAGAAAACTGGTTGAACAATATTTGAACTATAAAGTATCTGTTCCTAGCTTAGATGATCCGAGTCCGCAACTTTCTGAAGTTCATACTGCAGCATCCAATACGACAACATCTGGATATAAAAGTGCCGAGACAACTCCAACTAAGTCTTCTCGTCAACGGCGGAAAGAAGATGTTGATAGATTTAAAACGCATACTATTACCAAGGAGGATATTTCTCCCAGGAAATCCGACTCCGACTCCACTTCTTCACCCAAGTCTATTAAACAACGCCGTTTTGAAGAAGCAGATCGTTTCAAAACCCGTATAATCACTGCTTCTGATTTAGTCAAGCCAGTTGAACCTTTGTTAAAATGTGATGGGGAAAGTTTGTTGAGTAATTGTGCTACTACTATCAAATCTCATAATCTTCTGAATGAGCTTTCTACCGAGGCTGGTTTAGCGATAAATAATTCTCCTTCTGAAGGATCTCCTAAAGTAAGACCTAGAATACGTAAACCTTCGGAAGAAGAACCTCCTTTAAGTCCTAAGTCTATTAGAGGACGAAGGAAACCACTATATACGTCTCCTAAAAGATCCACAGTTCCTCCAAGCATTCCACCTAAACCGAGTATTCCATTTCGTGGTGCTGGGAGTATTTCTTCAGTTAGTAGAGGTGGTATTCGATCCCGAACAACATCTTCTGCTTCTTTAAGAAGTAGTGGTTCATCTATAACTACTGCTACTACTTCTAGAGCATCACCCAGAATTCCTTTAGGAAGCTCTTCTTCGACTTCCTCTGTGCGTAGTACATCTAGTAGAGTTTCGAATTCTTCTGTGTCCCGTGTTCCAATTAAAACCTCATCTTCAGTTATCGCAAATAAGCCTCCTCCTCTTGTACGCCAAGGTACTTTTACTAAGGAAGACGATAATAATTCCACTATTCCCAAGCCAACGACTGTTTCGAGGCCATCTTCTCGCACATCTCTCGTTAGAGCACCTAGCCCCTCAGTAGCTCAGACAAGGACATCGGCACTAAGAGAGCGATCTGCTTCAAGAGGGTCTCAAGTTACCTCAAATTCAAATTCTAGTAGAAGTTCTAAATCCTCCTTAAAAACTTCGACATCGAGTCAAAGTCTTCGAACTGTTACAGAATCTGGTATACCTAAACGCGCCCCTTCTAATCCAAGTATTCAAAGATACA